The DNA segment GACGAGATTGCACAAATTGAAGCCGATCCGGTGAAAAGAAAATTTCCTCTTTTTCATCCAGAACCGAAGAATTGATCTCCTTGAGCTGAATGTAAATTTCCTGAAGCGAATCCAATGTCTTTCCAAAATCAGGTTGGATGGATTTGATTTTCTCCGCAGCGTTTAAAAGTCTCGGAAACGAAGGAAGAATCGCGGATTCGGAATCCGCCAGATACGAAGAAAGAATTTCAAAATTCTCCGCAAGAAGCTCACCATGAGCCAGAAGACGCTCCTCTTTGATCAAACCCTCCTCCTCACCGTCTTTCAAATCCGCATCTTTGATTTCGCGAATCTGAAACGTGAGAAACTCGATTCTTCTGGATTTTTCTTCCTCATTCTTACGCAATTCTTCCAGTCTCTTTTTCAGGCTCTTATAAGTTAAAAAACATTCCTTGACCTGATTTCGAAGAGGAATCAACCCCGCATGAACGTCTATGATATCCAGTTGCTCTCCCCGATCCAAAAGAAGAATTTGATCGTTTTGATTGTGTACTTCCGCGAGCAATTCTCCCAATCCTCGTAAGGTGGTGGAAGAAGCCAGGGATTGATTGATCAAAATTCGCGACTTTCCGTCTCGACTGCATTCCCGATGTAAAGTAAGTTCTTTTGCATCCGCAGGAAATCCTTTTTCGCTGAGCCATTCGATCGCCATGTGATTTTGAGAAAGATCAAACACTCCTTCCAAAACATAACGGGGCGCCCCGGTTCGGATTTCCATCGGACTGCTCTTTCCTCCCAATAAGGAGGAAATTGCGTCTAAAATCAGAGACTTTCCGGCCCCTGTCTCTCCCGTGATCACGGTCATACCTTTTTGAAAGTCAATACAAGCTTCTTCTATGAGAGCAAAATCTCGGATGTTCAGGGTCTTGAGCATACTTACCTCGAAATACTATACAAATTATACCCTTCATATAACTGCTATACAAATGATTGCAAGTTAAAAAAGAAAAATCTCTGATTTTTTTTTATACAAAAATTTCGATGAAACATCGAGCGATTGAAAACTTTCTAAAAGAATCGAATTCTAAGAATGAATCTTGATCCAGACGGAATGAAATACAAAATTCGCCGAGATCTCAAAGTTTTCGAAGCGGGGAATCCGTTCTTCTTTCTTTTTAGAAGTTCCCAAGGTTTTCCCATGAATTCGATTTTTCAAAACAAACATACAATGGAAAACTTTCCAATGAGTTGACTCGATTCAAGATGCAAACGTTTGTTTCGCGTTGATTGCCGGAATCGCAAATCTAAATTTCAATGCGACATTTTGAATCCAATCGGAAGATAACAAAACACTTCTTTGCTAATGAATCCCAAAGACTATCCTGTTTTATAGAACGATAACATAATATTCAATTTTTGTGACACGAAAAAGACAAACTCGGATTTATGAAAGCGATTGCAAGCTTTCGAGTTACAAAGTATCGATTGATTCCGAATCTATACTTTTAAAAACCGTAGCAAAAAAACGATGTAACACGGGTTAATCTATCGACTCTCTTTTTCCCTTTGAAAAGAGCTCTGATTTTCTCTGTAAGAGCGTGAAAGAATTCAATTGGGGATTTCAAGGATTCTACCGATTTTTAGAATATCGTAATTCTGGAATTTGATTGATTGAATCTCTTTGTCATCGATACTGACAGAGAAATTTAGAGCATCTGGTTACGAACGGGGATTTTAATCAATATGGCAAAAAGTTTTCAAGACTTAGATCAAAAACTGAGCAACCTCATCCAAGAACGTTCCCGAATCACGGTTCAATCCTCTCGGATGAATTCTAAACTTGAAAAATACGTTCTTCGGATTATCACTGAAATTTTAGCCAAAGTCGGACAGACCCGTTATATCGAAATGTTATATACGATCACAAAAGAAATGTCCATCAACGGAGTCAAAGCCAATCAAAAGCGGGTTTTCTTTGAAGACGAAGGTTTGGACATTCGCAACGCTGCCGATTATGAAAAAGGAATCAGCGCGTTCAAAGCCAAATTTTCGGAAAAGATGGCGGATGAATATGGCAAGAGATGTCTTGCACGTGGAATTTCTGTAAAACTAAACATTACGTATACAAACGAAGGTGTTGTCGTAGAAGTCATAAACAATACTCCCGTAATCGAAGAAGAACAAGAAAGAATGCGGGAAAAAATGAGAAAGGCAATGGGTTATAACGATATTGCCGAATTCTACATGGACAATATGGACAATACGGAAGGTGCCGGTCTGGGAATCGCCTTGATTATGATCTTATTAAAAAGCGAGAATATAGATCCTCATCTTTTTCGAATCATGACGCACGAACACCAAACCGTTGCCAGAGTGGAAATCCCGTTTTCGGAAAACTATATCAGCATTCGAAGCAAGGAATTAAAGGAAAATAATTTTGGAAATCAAAGATAAAACAGTTTTAGTAACCGGTTCTGCGGGTGGTCTTGGAAAGGCTATGGCGGAACATTTCGCCAAAAAAGGGGCAAAAATCGTACTTTCGGACATATCTGAAGAGAAACTCAAAGAAGCGGAAAAAGATATCAAAGCACTCGGAGCCAAAGTTTTTTCTTTCAAAGCAGACGTATCCAAAGAAGAAGACGCAGAAAAGCTAATGCAGTCTGCGGTAA comes from the Leptospira sp. WS92.C1 genome and includes:
- the recN gene encoding DNA repair protein RecN, which codes for MLKTLNIRDFALIEEACIDFQKGMTVITGETGAGKSLILDAISSLLGGKSSPMEIRTGAPRYVLEGVFDLSQNHMAIEWLSEKGFPADAKELTLHRECSRDGKSRILINQSLASSTTLRGLGELLAEVHNQNDQILLLDRGEQLDIIDVHAGLIPLRNQVKECFLTYKSLKKRLEELRKNEEEKSRRIEFLTFQIREIKDADLKDGEEEGLIKEERLLAHGELLAENFEILSSYLADSESAILPSFPRLLNAAEKIKSIQPDFGKTLDSLQEIYIQLKEINSSVLDEKEEIFFSPDRLQFVQSRLDLLSKLKKKYGTDLNTILDSKRKAEQELEAMEKNSKNKESMEAEIEKVTARLSSLSIQLSKARRESLVRFESSLKSELEHLGMPGAAVQVVLRWEPSPDGEISASGKSYVVNESGLDQLEFYFSPNPGEKPRPLRKIASGGEVSRVMLAIRSILGGQSNLRVLIFDEIDSGLGGEIAMDVARKLRNLASNHQLILITHLQQIASAANDHLKISKSVEGGRTFSKAEFLSLEERTLELARMISGQRVSKGALEHAKELLKKQAV
- a CDS encoding histidine kinase, whose product is MAKSFQDLDQKLSNLIQERSRITVQSSRMNSKLEKYVLRIITEILAKVGQTRYIEMLYTITKEMSINGVKANQKRVFFEDEGLDIRNAADYEKGISAFKAKFSEKMADEYGKRCLARGISVKLNITYTNEGVVVEVINNTPVIEEEQERMREKMRKAMGYNDIAEFYMDNMDNTEGAGLGIALIMILLKSENIDPHLFRIMTHEHQTVARVEIPFSENYISIRSKELKENNFGNQR